One stretch of Xiphophorus maculatus strain JP 163 A chromosome 19, X_maculatus-5.0-male, whole genome shotgun sequence DNA includes these proteins:
- the luzp1 gene encoding leucine zipper protein 1: MSDHKDMTHRHLRHKLQSLGRRLDELEEATNKLQKSEDELLDLQDKIIQAEGSNSSLLGDVEALRKRLLKIQGKDEEVRKAEDLCRTVREKLEEEENLTKELKGEIERLQRRMAELEKLEEAFAKSKSDCSQLCLSLNEEKNLTKKLSSELETLRARLKEVEGSETKLDKAEQALAKELEKLKAFTQAFVSERKKLLEKQREDEKIIQKLSEERKSPDRSDFMSSRIEDELSSTALFTSKLGGKKNLDYLKLADEKLDIVNKSEIKKGSQEEDNKVKELTQEVEKLKNRLKQMEAVEEDLKNSQFKNGELHEKFQVEQRRSRQLSEQVEQLRMQLCGKAGIGGKGIGNVEKHGNGNPAKVLENGKAENEEVVSMGFRQEKPKFKSSTSFPEPGSPKHRIRELSPQHRRETMLRGKGESSPKMTRRPLSPALRNRRTPKTTTATFSSDNGVTSQFPEERPKGASHTSEVKKASVLSRYPPAANEPKPQRMPFKQTDAEAKNRERFSKAYGGSDTESNNSDAVPESVSVNNMSAAEKEAVSASDQEPTDTVQESSACTANGSYTAYRSHVSPLLPNDLGSDSHSSASETESTGSRPSEVEPVAETISASVSSRTTSSRYTRYPHVHDLHSEGSSSRSSFDEELLCRAQPADGGGRHTPVQTPSSIEIQRVCSPREALRSKAVIKPAIVEIDRKEVMISESLSTNGKPKISTKPIVTSSSKMTSSITIYPSDPSSSRTSSRSSSLSSEPMPAKERHTSTSNFVIGPSSDHRGSISVPYEISIPKSEIALRPCQDQVCGDDERSDVPTRSKLHGASRLEISSSYVSHQRGGGRRRSSDFNDTESGFESGSSTATVTSWRSQRQTELSADDASSDMKNVTVRSTWRNKASKALMDVGSEDEAETATTWRAYRATTFDSEEAVNNAALQKGTKPAEVYMRRYNSVTSAKEAEEPTLRRDRRSESPVTEAGILGRTIPHAPVTSQSWSRSYSQGPLAKDAPDPAPNPCCSPASWRRHPPPGASYDRLTKAGGALTRGGEPWPGRGPAPATRTDGRTGAGNRTWSHCQSEHR, from the exons ATGTCGGATCATAAAGACATGACGCACCGCCACTTACGGCACAAGCTGCAGAGTCTTGGCAGGAGGCTGGACGAGCTGGAAGAGGCGACCAACAAGCTGCAGAAGTCGGAGGATGAGCTGCTTGACCTGCAG GACAAGATCATCCAAGCAGAAGGCAGCAACTCGTCCCTGCTGGGTGACGTGGAGGCGCTACGGAAACGTCTGCTGAAGATCCAGGGCAAGGATGAGGAGGTACGCAAAGCCGAGGACCTCTGCCGCACAGTCCGCGAGAAactggaagaggaggaaaaccTCACCAAGGAACTAAAGGGCGAGATCGAGCGTCTTCAGCGGAGGATGGCTGAACTGGAGAAACTGGAGGAAGCTTTTGCTAAAAGCAAGTCTGACTGCAGCCAACTGTGCTTGAGTCTCAACGAGGAGAAGAACCTGACCAAGAAGCTCTCCTCGGAGTTGGAGACGCTCAGAGCGCGCTTGAAGGAAGTCGAAGGCTCCGAGACGAAGCTGGACAAGGCGGAGCAGGCGCTGGCGAAAGAGCTGGAGAAGCTCAAGGCCTTCACTCAGGCGTTTGTCAGCGAGCGGAAGAAGCTGCTGGAGAAGCAAAGAGAGGATGAGAAGATCATTCAGAAGCtttcagaggaaagaaaaagccCGGATCGTTCAGACTTCATGAGCTCAAGGATTGAGGACGAACTTTCTTCCACCGCTCTTTTCACAAGTAAACTGGGAGGCAAGAAGAACCTTGACTACCTGAAGCTAGCAGATGAGAAGCTAGACATCGTCAACAAGTCTGAGATCAAGAAGGGCTCACAGGAGGAAGACAACAAAGTAAAGGAGCTGACTCAGGAAGTGGAGAAGCTGAAGAACCGCCTCAAACAGATGGAGGCAGTGGAGGAGGATCTGAAGAACTCCCAGTTCAAGAACGGAGAGCTTCATGAGAAGTTTCAGGTGGAGCAAAGACGATCTCGCCAACTGAGCGAACAGGTGGAGCAGCTCCGGATGCAGCTGTGTGGAAAAGCTGGGATTGGGGGTAAAGGAATCGGGAATGTTGAAAAACACGGAAATGGAAACCCTGCGAAGGTCCTGGAGAATGGCAAAGCTGAGAACGAGGAGGTGGTATCGATGGGCTTCAGGCAAGAGAAGCCCAAATTTAAAAGTTCTACATCGTTTCCAGAGCCGGGCTCTCCAAAGCACCGGATCCGGGAGCTTTCCCCTCAGCACAGGAGAGAAACCATGCTGAGGGGCAAAGGCGAGAGTTCCCCAAAGATGACGAGGCGACCTCTGAGTCCTGCTCTGAGGAACAGACGGACTCCCAAAACCACGACTGCTACCTTTTCTTCAGACAATGGAGTCACGTCTCAATTCCCTGAGGAACGCCCTAAAGGAGCCTCGCATACCTCCGAAGTTAAGAAGGCGTCCGTCCTGAGCCGCTACCCTCCAGCTGCTAATGAACCGAAGCCTCAGAGGATGCCGTTCAAGCAGACGGACGCAGAGGCGAAGAACAGAGAGAGGTTCTCTAAAGCGTACGGAGGCAGTGACACGGAGTCGAACAACTCCGACGCTGTGCCAGAGAGCGTTAGCGTGAACAACATGTCTGCAGCGGAGAAGGAGGCGGTGTCCGCCTCTGATCAGGAACCAACAGACACCGTTCAAGAGTCTTCGGCGTGCACAGCCAACGGGTCGTACACGGCCTACAGATCTCACGTCAGTCCGTTGCTGCCCAACGACCTCGGCTCAGACAGCCATTCATCTGCATCTGAGACTGAATCCACCGGCTCAAGACCCTCAGAAGTGGAACCTGTAGCTGAGACGATTAGCGCGTCGGTGAGCAGCAGGACGACCAGCTCCAGGTACACCAGATACCCTCACGTCCACGACTTGCACTCGGAGGGGTCTTCCTCCAGGAGCTCCTTCGACGAGGAGTTGCTCTGCAGGGCGCAGCCGGCCGACGGAGGAGGCCGCCACACTCCCGTCCAGACGCCGTCTTCCATCGAGATCCAGAGAGTGTGCAGCCCCCGGGAGGCGCTGAGGTCAAAGGCCGTCATCAAGCCCGCGATTGTTGAGATCGACAGGAAGGAAGTCATGATTTCAGAGTCCTTGTCAACAAACGGCAAACCCAAGATCTCCACCAAGCCGATTgtgaccagcagcagcaaaatGACCAGCAGCATCACCATCTACCCCAGTGACCCCAGTtcctccagaaccagcagccgcagcagcagcttatcCAGCGAGCCGATGCCGGCGAAGGAGCGCCACACGTCCACCAGCAACTTCGTCATAG GACCCAGCAGTGACCACCGCGGCAGCATTTCCGTCCCGTATGAGATTTCCATCCCTAAGAGTGAAATCGCTTTGCGGCCGTGCCAAGACCAGGTCTGTGGAGACGATGAGCGCAGCGATGTGCCAACGAGGTCCAAACTCCACGGCGCCTCCAGGCTGGAGATCTCCAGCAGCTATGTGAGCCACCAGCGTGGCGGCGGCCGGCGCCGGTCCTCGGACTTCAACGACACAGAGTCGGGCTTCGAGAGCGGCAGCAGCACGGCGACGGTGACCAGCTGGAGAAGCCAGAGGCAAACCGAGCTCTCCGCGGACGACGCGTCATCAGACATGAAGAACGTGACCGTGAGGAGCACCTGGAGGAACAAGGCGAGCAAGGCGCTGATGGACGTCGGGTCCGAAGACGAAGCAGAGACGGCGACAACATGGAGGGCGTACCGGGCGACCACCTTCGACTCGGAGGAAGCTGTGAACAACGCAGCGCTGCAGAAAGGAACTAAACCAGCAGAG GTGTACATGCGGCGGTACAACAGCGTGACAAGCGCTAAGGAAGCAGAAGAACCGACGCTGCGCCGAGACCGGAGGTCCGAGTCTCCGGTTACGGAAGCAGGAATTCTGGGAAGGACCATTCCCCACGCACCAGTTACCTCCCAGTCCTGGAGCCGGTCGTATTCCCAGGGACCACTG GCTAAAGACGCCCCGGATCCGGCTCCGAACCCGTGCTGCAGCCCGGCCTCCTGGAGGCGCCACCCGCCACCCGGCGCCTCCTACGACCGGCTGACCAAGGCGGGTGGCGCCTTGACCCGAGGCGGGGAGCCGTGGCCTGGCCGAGGCCCGGCGCCGGCGACCCGGACAGACGGGAGAACCGGAGCGGGAAACAGAACCTGGAGCCACTGTCAGTCGGAGCATCGCTAG